CCTACAAAAACTACTTCACTCCCCAACGCTTCATGAAAGTGGAGCTGGTTGGGTTCTACTGGCACTTCGTCGATATCGTGTGGGTATTCCTGTTCCCCTTGTTGTACTTGGTTCATCGGCACGTCTAGCGCCGAGTTAGTAGGAGCATCGTTTAGCCATGTCCCACTACGTGGTTCCACCGTCCGTCTATGTGAAAGCCGCCATTGCGCTGGCCGTTCTCATGGCCTTGACCATCTTTGCCGCATTCATCGACATGGGCTCCATGAACCCCGTCGTCGCGATGACCATCTCCGTCGCCAAAGCCGTCGTGATTGTGCTGTTCTTCATGAACGTGAAATACAGCTCTCGCTTGAC
The window above is part of the Candidatus Hydrogenedentota bacterium genome. Proteins encoded here:
- a CDS encoding cytochrome C oxidase subunit IV family protein; amino-acid sequence: MSHYVVPPSVYVKAAIALAVLMALTIFAAFIDMGSMNPVVAMTISVAKAVVIVLFFMNVKYSSRLTWVFVGGGFFWLIILFGMLMPDYVSRDWQHQGQPWAVTQQQAPAHTPEAPAPQP